Proteins from one Ranitomeya variabilis isolate aRanVar5 chromosome 1, aRanVar5.hap1, whole genome shotgun sequence genomic window:
- the GPRIN3 gene encoding G protein-regulated inducer of neurite outgrowth 3, giving the protein MGTVPDPSGSDKSSPTAKEEECPSVSQEDALQLKRTVSNNNGNVAQIAGICTSDLNCKVSIESPGDENIYELEEQQTNKTSFRTCTQSDTLPPLDSKSIESQAINETSQDAATTNSSIQLQSSIVSSIPEHSTMPTENPVTEESHLPKDVTVVQTGESQVGSSNTSTQMSEMSKNVDSKILDSDKNGHIPSPSQETVTENRQTEASLISDPVENEAKMEDHVNDPLAVQGLQFSRTEEHVNTNGNHNTQDLQLVCKFKEMGTMTSQLESCFKQDAEVQAVANVENKSVSTSPSIFSAFLKSSSPGRKERQEQVCIIYQGNPGNPQMDRASFALHSQLSQNHLAQKVRFQPPDAMGSQPLQLHTKSPPDMMRSPFQRPELARNSQVLYRSELDGQGLCLRENHPKPQMQKANASPILMNVKPVYQINIENSNQPKACQMTKDKFNEQPQFRAAHDLGSKARLHHLSGTENIQLHNIRQDNEQTDTLNVPGEGSSDRKPFHFKITNEQGSTQAIITTDIKKPKKEERPTPLNVEVEVNSSIGATGGHVEEILEVLVRKDQDEGEHAKTSSSLSVQTRPATDQSAVQLTPRLRKAREEKKEPVLVTLPTSEPPKSVGKKSSPSSSGEAKSQAKQPSKSVKDVVWDEQGMTWEVYGASNDPEALGIAIQNHLQRQIREHEKMIREKLKQNRKSICSDSSGKKHRRRQHRVFQSILKNFRRPNCCSHPPPSAVIE; this is encoded by the coding sequence ATGGGGACTGTACCAGATCCTTCAGGGTCTGACAAGTCATCACCTACAGCAAAAGAGGAAGAATGCCCTTCTGTATCCCAGGAGGATGCTCTCCAGCTTAAACGGACAGTGTCAAATAACAATGGGAATGTTGCACAAATCGCAGGCATTTGTACTTCAGATCTAAACTGCAAAGTATCCATAGAAAGTCCTGGTGATGAAAATATATATGAACTTGAAGAACAGCAAACCAACAAAACATCATTCAGGACTTGTACACAGTCAGATACCTTGCCACCCTTGGATTCAAAAAGTATAGAATCACAAGCCATCAATGAAACTAGTCAAGATGCTGCCACCACTAACAGCTCAATACAGTTACAGTCATCTATTGTATCATCTATTCCTGAACATTCGACGATGCCAACTGAGAACCCAGTAACTGAAGAGAGTCACTTGCCAAAAGATGTAACTGTGGTTCAAACAGGTGAAAGTCAAGTAGGAAGTAGTAATACAAGCACACAGATGTCTGAAATGTCAAAAAATGTGGACAGTAAAATATTAGATAGTGACAAAAATGGGCACATTCCTTCCCCAAGCCAAGAAACAGTAACTGAGAATAGGCAGACAGAAGCAAGTCTAATCTCCGATCCAGTAGAAAATGAAGCAAAAATGGAAGATCATGTCAATGATCCTCTAGCTGTGCAGGGTTTACAGTTTAGTCGGACTGAGGAACACGTGAATACAAATGGCAATCATAATACTCAGGATTTACAGTTAGTTTGCAAGTTTAAGGAGATGGGTACAATGACATCTCAGCTCGAGAGCTGCTTTAAGCAAGATGCTGAAGTACAAGCTGTAGCAAATGTAGAAAATAAATCTGTGTCCACTAGTCCGAGTATATTTTCTGCTTTTCTGAAATCCAGTTCGCCAGGGCGTAAAGAAAGGCAGGAACAAGTGTGTATAATCTATCAGGGCAACCCGGGAAATCCTCAGATGGACCGTGCCAGTTTTGCGTTACATTCACAATTGTCTCAAAACCATTTAGCTCAGAAAGTACGTTTTCAGCCTCCTGATGCAATGGGTTCTCAGCCTCTCCAGTTGCACACAAAAAGTCCACCTGATATGATGCGGTCCCCCTTTCAGAGACCAGAGCTAGCAAGAAATTCACAGGTTTTATATAGAAGTGAGTTAGATGGACAAGGGTTGTGTCTTAGAGAAAACCACCCTAAGCCACAGATGCAAAAGGCTAATGCCTCTCCAATTTTAATGAATGTTAAACCGGTTTACCAAATAAACATAGAAAATAGTAATCAACCCAAAGCTTGCCAAATGACAAAGGACAAGTTTAATGAGCAGCCTCAGTTTAGGGCAGCTCATGATCTCGGTAGCAAAGCTAGGCTCCATCATTTAAGTGGAACAGAAAACATTCAACTACATAATATTCGGCAAGACAATGAACAGACAGACACTCTTAATGTTCCAGGGGAAGGAAGCTCTGATCGCAAACCTTTTCATTTTAAAATCACTAATGAACAGGGTTCGACCCAGGCAATAATAACCACAGATATAAAAAAGCCAAAGAAAGAAGAAAGGCCCACTCCACTTAATGTTGAAGTTGAAGTCAACAGTTCTATTGGTGCCACTGGCGGCCATGTAGAAGAAATACTAGAGGTTTTGGTTAGGAAAGATCAAGATGAAGGAGAACATGCCAAAACATCAAGCAGTCTAAGTGTGCAAACCAGACCGGCAACAGATCAGAGTGCAGTACAGCTCACTCCTCGACTAAGAAAAGCTAGAGAAGAGAAAAAGGAACCAGTTCTGGTCACCCTACCTACCTCTGAACCTCCCAAGTCAGTTGGAAAAAAATCAAGTCCAAGTTCAAGTGGAGAGGCTAAAAGCCAGGCAAAACAGCCATCTAAAAGTGTGAAAGATGTGGTATGGGATGAACAGGGCATGACATGGGAAGTTTATGGCGCTTCTAATGACCCAGAGGCCTTAGGAATTGCTATACAGAACCACTTACAAAGACAAATCAGAGAACATGAGAAAATGATTAGGGAAAAATTAAAGCAAAACCGAAAATCAATTTGTTCTGATTCTTCAGGTAAAAAGCACAGGCGAAGACAGCACAGGGTATTCCAATCTATACTCAAGAATTTCAGACGACCTAACTGCTGTAgtcatcctcctccttctgctGTCATAGAATAA